A region from the Mucilaginibacter sp. CSA2-8R genome encodes:
- a CDS encoding SMP-30/gluconolactonase/LRE family protein, giving the protein MKKALILSFYFALAGLSASAQLPGKTASGQVLLPNGWKLSPAGRSLPLGDLPLNIQLSPSGRLLAVTNNGQSTQSLQLIDAKSEKQLDQCTLAKSWYGLAFSHDEKTLYASGGNDNWLYRFSLDGNKLGRPDTLRLGKRWPNKVGPTGITVNNSNTKLYVTTKEDSCLYVLNPQSGEVLNKIKLAAESYACLLSADEKTLYISLWGGEKVAVFDTQKQQIVKSIFTGSHPNELLLNKKNAYLYVANANDNSVSVINTKTNKVIETVSAALYPTRLTGATTNGLALSADGKTLYIANADNNCLAVFDVSQPGNSKSRGFIPVGWYPTNVKVLGNKIFVANGKGFTSMANPNGPQPIRKTDNSGHHIGSTNSREQYIGGLFKGTLSIIDQPKPEQLKAYTKQVYANTPFNKQIEATAPGEAGNPIPRKPGDKSPIKHVFYIIKENRTYDQVLGDMPQGNGDTSLCIFGKKVTPNHHAIATDFVLLDNFYVNAEVSADGHNWSTAAYATDFVEKNWPTSYGNRGGTYDFEGSRQAAYPRDGFIWDYCKRAGISYRTYGEFGEYGKANIKSLQGHVAPHSPGFDLDIKDVLRADAWMHDFDSLATINAIPRFNTIRISNDHTSGQKKGKHSPTAAVADNDQAIGMILEHLSHSPVWKESVVFILEDDAQNGPDHIDAHRSPAFLAGPYVKRNAVINHMYSTSGILRTIELILGLPPMSQYDAASMPLYDCFTAQPDYTPYIKKAAQVDLEKRNMAVNESSKRSELFNFAKEDAIPDLELNEVVWKYVKGESAVMPAPKRSAFVILEAKKKRDDDDD; this is encoded by the coding sequence ATGAAGAAGGCGTTAATTTTAAGCTTTTATTTTGCACTTGCAGGTTTAAGTGCATCAGCACAGCTTCCGGGCAAAACAGCATCAGGGCAGGTACTACTGCCTAATGGGTGGAAATTAAGCCCGGCAGGGCGCTCGCTGCCTTTAGGCGATTTACCGTTAAACATTCAGTTGTCCCCATCAGGCCGGTTGCTGGCTGTAACTAATAATGGGCAAAGCACACAGTCGTTGCAACTTATAGACGCTAAAAGCGAAAAACAGTTGGATCAATGCACCCTGGCTAAATCATGGTATGGACTGGCCTTTTCGCACGACGAGAAAACGTTGTATGCCTCCGGCGGTAATGATAACTGGCTCTATCGCTTTTCACTAGATGGGAACAAACTCGGTAGGCCTGATACCCTGCGCCTGGGTAAGCGCTGGCCAAATAAGGTGGGGCCAACAGGCATTACTGTTAACAACAGTAATACCAAGCTTTATGTAACCACTAAAGAAGACAGTTGCCTGTACGTCTTAAATCCGCAATCGGGCGAAGTGCTTAATAAGATCAAACTGGCGGCCGAGAGTTATGCCTGTTTACTATCGGCTGATGAAAAAACACTATACATATCTTTATGGGGTGGCGAAAAAGTTGCCGTGTTTGATACGCAGAAGCAACAAATTGTTAAAAGCATTTTTACCGGCAGTCACCCGAATGAGTTACTCCTGAATAAGAAAAACGCATACCTGTATGTGGCGAACGCCAATGACAATAGTGTATCGGTCATCAATACTAAAACTAATAAGGTTATTGAAACAGTTTCGGCCGCTTTATATCCAACCAGGCTTACCGGCGCTACCACTAATGGACTGGCTCTGTCTGCCGATGGCAAAACACTTTATATAGCCAATGCCGATAACAATTGCCTGGCTGTGTTTGACGTAAGCCAGCCCGGTAACAGTAAAAGCAGGGGGTTTATACCGGTAGGCTGGTACCCTACCAACGTTAAAGTACTGGGCAATAAAATATTTGTTGCCAATGGTAAAGGTTTTACTTCTATGGCTAACCCCAACGGTCCGCAGCCTATTCGTAAGACCGATAACAGCGGGCATCACATTGGCTCTACCAACAGCCGCGAGCAATATATTGGCGGTTTGTTTAAAGGTACGCTATCTATTATTGACCAGCCTAAGCCCGAACAATTAAAAGCCTATACCAAACAGGTTTATGCCAATACACCGTTTAACAAACAAATAGAAGCTACTGCCCCCGGCGAGGCAGGTAACCCCATACCCCGCAAGCCCGGCGATAAATCGCCCATTAAGCATGTATTTTATATTATTAAAGAAAACCGTACGTACGACCAGGTTTTAGGCGATATGCCGCAAGGTAATGGCGACACCTCATTATGCATTTTTGGTAAAAAGGTTACGCCTAACCACCATGCTATAGCCACTGACTTTGTACTGTTAGACAATTTTTATGTAAATGCTGAGGTAAGTGCCGATGGGCATAACTGGAGCACAGCTGCTTACGCTACCGACTTTGTTGAAAAAAACTGGCCTACCAGCTACGGTAACCGGGGAGGCACTTATGATTTTGAGGGGTCGCGCCAGGCAGCTTATCCGCGCGATGGCTTTATATGGGATTACTGCAAGCGGGCCGGTATCAGCTATCGTACGTATGGTGAGTTTGGCGAATATGGAAAGGCCAACATCAAATCGTTACAGGGCCATGTGGCGCCGCATTCGCCGGGTTTTGACCTGGATATAAAAGATGTTTTGAGAGCTGATGCGTGGATGCATGATTTTGATTCGTTAGCCACCATTAATGCTATTCCGCGTTTTAATACAATCCGCATCTCTAATGATCATACCAGCGGACAGAAAAAAGGCAAACACTCACCTACCGCAGCCGTTGCCGATAACGACCAGGCTATCGGAATGATACTGGAGCACTTGTCGCACAGCCCGGTGTGGAAAGAGTCGGTCGTGTTTATACTGGAAGATGATGCCCAAAACGGTCCTGATCATATTGATGCCCACCGTTCGCCGGCATTTTTGGCGGGCCCGTATGTTAAACGTAATGCGGTAATTAACCACATGTATTCGACCTCCGGTATTTTGCGCACTATTGAGTTGATTTTAGGCTTGCCACCCATGAGCCAATATGATGCGGCATCAATGCCGTTATACGATTGTTTTACAGCACAACCCGACTATACCCCTTATATCAAAAAAGCTGCTCAGGTAGATTTAGAGAAACGCAACATGGCGGTAAATGAAAGCAGCAAACGTTCGGAGCTTTTCAACTTCGCCAAAGAAGATGCCATACCCGACCTGGAACTTAACGAAGTGGTTTGGAAATATGTAAAAGGCGAAAGCGCTGTGATGCCTGCCCCCAAGCGGAGTGCCTTTGTGATATTGGAAGCCAAAAAGAAACGTGACGACGATGATGATTAA
- a CDS encoding 5'-nucleotidase, lipoprotein e(P4) family, which produces MNNRSSILWFALALLSACNTTKNSMPTASISTVNNGKVWSSLWQQRAAEYRALCFQAYNLAQLRLDEALKQPGSKPLAVVTDIDETVLDNSPYDAQRAVNNLEYDTATWKQWTAQAACDTVAGAPGFFKYAASKGATVFYITNRDEDERTGTLKNLQRYQMPNADDAHLLLKSGNSSKESRRLEILKNYNIVLLCGDNLPDFDKLYDNHPTEQSRAQVTTQLARQFGSKYIVLPNPSYGDWEGSLFKFNYKLTPSQKDSIIKANTRFAK; this is translated from the coding sequence ATGAATAATCGTTCTTCAATACTATGGTTTGCCCTGGCACTGCTATCAGCATGTAATACCACTAAAAACAGCATGCCTACCGCATCTATCTCTACGGTAAATAATGGTAAAGTATGGTCGTCACTTTGGCAGCAACGTGCGGCCGAATACAGGGCATTGTGCTTTCAGGCTTATAACCTAGCCCAATTACGTTTAGACGAGGCATTGAAACAACCAGGCAGCAAACCGCTGGCCGTAGTAACCGACATTGACGAAACCGTGCTTGACAATAGCCCTTACGATGCACAGCGAGCCGTTAACAACCTGGAATACGATACCGCCACCTGGAAACAATGGACAGCCCAGGCTGCTTGCGATACCGTTGCAGGTGCGCCCGGGTTTTTTAAATATGCTGCCAGCAAAGGCGCAACCGTATTTTACATTACCAACCGCGATGAGGATGAACGTACGGGTACCCTAAAAAATCTGCAACGCTATCAAATGCCTAACGCTGACGATGCGCATCTGTTATTAAAATCGGGCAATTCGAGCAAGGAAAGCAGGCGGCTTGAAATACTGAAAAACTATAATATTGTACTGCTTTGCGGTGATAACCTACCCGATTTTGACAAGTTATACGATAATCACCCTACAGAGCAAAGCCGCGCTCAGGTTACCACACAACTGGCCCGACAGTTTGGCAGTAAATACATCGTGTTGCCTAATCCATCATATGGCGATTGGGAGGGATCTTTATTTAAATTCAATTATAAGCTTACCCCATCACAAAAAGACTCAATTATTAAGGCCAACACAAGATTTGCTAAATAA
- a CDS encoding aldose 1-epimerase family protein: MIVIENEFLKVAISTKGAQLSSLYHKKTQTEHMWQADPAIWPWHAPNLFPVVGGLVNNHINIDGKTYSLSRHGFARQSDFKVAEATADHAVFALTANAQTLEVYPYHFSFQVLYTLIENSLRVTYKVVNLDNQTIYFSVGGHPAFNVPFGNQGSYEDYYLEFETTEPLETHVLSAEGYFNGETHPVKLQGKKLYLTRSLFDNDALVFKNINSRMVTIKSDKHDQTLSVEFPYYKHLGIWAKPGANFVCIEPWLGYADNTVPASDISTKPAIQKLEKGHVFEAPFYISL; the protein is encoded by the coding sequence ATGATTGTTATTGAAAACGAATTTCTGAAAGTGGCCATCAGTACTAAAGGCGCACAATTAAGTTCTCTATACCATAAAAAAACACAAACCGAACATATGTGGCAGGCCGATCCGGCGATTTGGCCCTGGCATGCTCCTAACCTCTTCCCTGTAGTGGGCGGTTTAGTTAATAATCATATAAATATAGACGGCAAAACATATTCGTTATCGCGCCATGGTTTTGCCCGCCAATCGGATTTTAAGGTGGCTGAGGCAACGGCAGATCATGCTGTATTTGCATTAACTGCCAACGCCCAAACCCTCGAAGTTTACCCTTATCATTTTTCTTTTCAGGTGCTTTATACTTTAATCGAAAATAGCTTAAGGGTTACTTACAAAGTTGTAAACTTGGACAATCAAACCATTTATTTTTCGGTAGGCGGGCATCCGGCCTTTAATGTGCCATTTGGAAACCAAGGCAGTTACGAAGACTACTACCTGGAGTTTGAAACTACCGAACCATTAGAGACGCACGTGTTATCTGCCGAAGGCTATTTTAACGGTGAAACACACCCGGTTAAATTACAGGGTAAAAAATTATATTTAACTCGTAGCCTGTTTGATAACGACGCCTTGGTGTTTAAAAATATAAACTCCAGGATGGTGACTATTAAGTCTGACAAGCACGATCAAACCCTATCGGTTGAGTTTCCATATTACAAGCATTTAGGTATCTGGGCTAAGCCGGGAGCCAATTTTGTTTGTATTGAACCCTGGCTCGGTTATGCAGATAACACTGTTCCGGCCAGCGACATCAGCACCAAACCGGCCATTCAAAAACTGGAAAAAGGCCATGTTTTTGAGGCGCCATTTTATATCAGTTTGTGA
- a CDS encoding superinfection immunity protein, which produces MIIIFFVIGLVVYFIPAFVGRNKRDRMGITLLNLFLGWSILGWIGALIWAVTSERKDAPMIYHNPFQPVATPASNTEQLMEYKKLLDAGAITQEEFDQQKLKLLAV; this is translated from the coding sequence TTGATTATTATATTTTTCGTAATTGGCCTTGTTGTGTATTTCATCCCGGCTTTTGTTGGCAGAAACAAGCGCGACCGCATGGGAATTACGCTTTTAAATTTGTTTTTAGGATGGTCGATACTGGGCTGGATTGGGGCGTTAATATGGGCAGTTACATCTGAACGTAAGGATGCGCCGATGATTTACCATAATCCGTTTCAGCCGGTGGCAACGCCCGCATCAAACACCGAACAGTTAATGGAATACAAAAAGCTGCTGGATGCCGGTGCAATTACTCAGGAAGAGTTTGACCAACAAAAATTAAAACTGTTAGCAGTTTAG
- the trxB gene encoding thioredoxin-disulfide reductase, translating into MSQDTEHVKCLIIGSGPAGYTAAIYAARADLKPVLYTGMLAGGQLTQTTDVENFPGYPSGIMGPEMMEDFRKQAERFGTDIRFGYVSSVDFSSLPHKVVVDEVKTILADTVIISTGASAKWLGLESEQKYNGFGVSACAVCDGFFFRGQDIAIVGAGDTAAEEATYLAKLCRKVYMLVRRDEFRASKAMVTRVLNTPNIEVIYNTETKEILGNEQGVNGVAIINNQTQEEKVLDVTGFFVAIGHHPNTDIFKGLIDMDETGYILTKPGTTQTNIEGVFCCGDAQDNVYRQAVTAAGTGCMAALDAERYLADKEAEEMIAHS; encoded by the coding sequence ATGTCTCAAGATACAGAACATGTAAAATGTTTAATTATAGGTTCAGGTCCTGCCGGTTATACGGCGGCTATTTATGCGGCACGTGCCGATCTGAAGCCTGTTTTATATACCGGTATGCTGGCCGGAGGGCAACTTACCCAAACTACTGATGTTGAAAATTTCCCTGGCTATCCGAGTGGCATCATGGGCCCGGAGATGATGGAAGACTTTCGCAAACAGGCAGAGCGTTTCGGCACTGATATCCGTTTTGGTTATGTGAGCTCGGTTGATTTTTCGAGTTTGCCCCACAAAGTGGTGGTTGATGAAGTAAAAACTATTCTAGCCGACACAGTTATCATTTCGACCGGAGCATCGGCCAAATGGTTAGGTTTGGAGTCTGAACAAAAATATAACGGTTTTGGTGTATCAGCTTGCGCCGTTTGTGATGGTTTCTTTTTCCGCGGACAGGACATCGCCATTGTAGGTGCTGGGGATACAGCTGCCGAAGAAGCAACTTACCTGGCTAAACTTTGCCGCAAGGTGTATATGCTGGTACGTCGGGATGAATTCCGTGCTTCTAAAGCTATGGTAACCCGGGTATTAAATACGCCTAATATTGAAGTTATTTATAATACCGAGACTAAAGAGATTTTAGGAAACGAACAAGGCGTAAACGGCGTTGCTATTATCAACAATCAAACTCAGGAAGAGAAAGTATTAGATGTAACCGGCTTTTTTGTGGCCATTGGTCACCACCCAAACACTGATATATTTAAAGGGCTTATTGATATGGACGAAACTGGCTATATTTTAACTAAGCCGGGTACTACCCAAACCAATATTGAAGGTGTGTTTTGCTGTGGAGATGCTCAGGACAACGTTTATCGCCAAGCTGTAACCGCAGCCGGAACCGGCTGTATGGCGGCCTTAGATGCCGAACGCTACTTGGCCGACAAAGAAGCTGAAGAAATGATAGCTCATTCTTAA
- a CDS encoding DNA gyrase/topoisomerase IV subunit A has protein sequence MSDNLDQNDKLHNIVPLDGLYENWFLDYASYVILDRAVPHIYDGLKPVQRRILHSLKEMDDGRFNKAANVIGNTMKYHPHGDASIGDAMVQIGQKNLLIDCQGNWGDPITGDSAAAPRYIEARLSKFALDVVFNPDTTKWQASYDGRNREPITLPVKFPLLLAQGADGIAVGLATKILPHNFIELLDASIEVLLGNRPNLLPDFPTGGMADASNYNEGQRGGKVRVRAKIIERDKKTLAITEIPFSTTTGGLIDSIISANDKGKIKIKKIEDNTARNVEIVVHLAPGISPDVTIDALYAFTDCEVSISPNTCIILDDKPHFMSVNDILIQSANHTRELLKMELDIRLKELMEKIFFSSLLKIFIQEGMYKHPDYEGSGNFEVVVKVLDRLFEPFFPQFYRTILPEDYKKLIDKPMSSITRFDVKKADEQMKALEAEIKEVKHNLKHLTDYAIAWFNKLKEKYGKGRERKTELRTFDRVEAAQVALANVKLYVNRQDGFVGTGLKKDDYICDCSDIDEIIVFRSDGKCIITKVQDKVFVGKDIIHVAVFKKNDERTVYNLIYKDGESGTTFIKRFSVVGVTRDKEYDLTKGSKSSRVLYFSANPNGEAEVVNIQLKPHSKLKKLQFDEDFAAIAIKGRSSIGNQVTKYPVKKIILKTKGVSTLAGRKIWYDDVLKRLNVDGRGQYLGEFDGDDKILTITGNGIYELHSFDLNNHFDDKMLLMEKYDPEKVYSVVHYDGKSKNYLVKRFVFENIVVGKQTSFISEEPGSKLVLVSGAAQPVVKVEQLKGKAQVLELVELNLTDLIDVKGMKAMGNRLSAHPIQTVQLIAEHDDAEDVPDPAPASVEDTQVLADVNDEKEVSDVNPETAAKIISLEITNPDDVDLSKGQLGLF, from the coding sequence ATGTCAGATAATTTAGATCAGAACGATAAGCTGCACAACATTGTTCCGTTAGATGGTTTGTATGAGAACTGGTTTCTGGATTATGCCTCTTATGTAATTTTAGATCGTGCCGTTCCGCATATATATGACGGTTTAAAACCCGTACAGCGCCGTATACTTCACTCTTTAAAAGAGATGGATGACGGGCGCTTTAATAAAGCGGCTAACGTAATTGGTAACACCATGAAGTATCACCCCCATGGTGATGCCTCTATTGGTGATGCCATGGTACAGATAGGTCAAAAAAACCTGCTGATTGATTGCCAGGGTAACTGGGGCGACCCTATCACTGGCGACTCGGCCGCTGCGCCGCGTTACATTGAGGCACGCTTATCCAAATTTGCTCTCGATGTAGTTTTTAACCCCGATACTACTAAATGGCAGGCCAGCTACGATGGTCGTAACCGCGAGCCTATTACGCTGCCTGTAAAATTCCCATTGTTGTTAGCACAGGGGGCAGATGGTATTGCAGTAGGTTTGGCTACCAAAATTTTACCGCATAACTTTATTGAGCTGCTGGATGCCTCTATTGAGGTACTGTTAGGTAATCGTCCTAACCTGCTGCCCGACTTTCCGACCGGCGGTATGGCTGATGCCTCTAATTATAATGAGGGTCAGCGTGGCGGTAAGGTAAGGGTGCGCGCCAAAATTATTGAGCGCGACAAGAAAACACTCGCTATTACTGAAATACCGTTCAGCACCACTACCGGCGGACTGATTGACAGTATTATATCGGCCAATGATAAGGGTAAGATCAAGATCAAAAAGATTGAGGATAATACCGCAAGGAATGTAGAGATTGTAGTGCACCTGGCGCCGGGTATATCGCCCGACGTTACGATTGATGCCTTATACGCCTTTACCGATTGCGAGGTGTCTATATCGCCCAATACCTGTATTATCCTGGATGATAAGCCACACTTTATGAGTGTGAATGATATCCTGATCCAAAGCGCTAATCATACCCGCGAGCTGCTTAAAATGGAGCTTGATATCCGCCTGAAGGAGTTAATGGAAAAGATTTTCTTCAGTTCGCTGCTTAAAATCTTTATTCAGGAAGGAATGTACAAGCACCCTGATTATGAGGGATCAGGTAACTTTGAGGTTGTGGTTAAAGTATTAGACCGGTTGTTTGAGCCGTTCTTTCCGCAATTTTACCGCACCATACTGCCCGAAGATTACAAGAAGCTGATTGATAAACCCATGAGCAGCATTACTCGTTTTGACGTTAAAAAGGCAGATGAGCAGATGAAGGCTTTAGAGGCGGAGATCAAAGAGGTTAAGCATAATCTTAAGCACCTTACCGATTATGCCATTGCCTGGTTTAATAAACTGAAAGAAAAATATGGCAAAGGGCGCGAACGCAAAACCGAGTTGCGCACTTTTGATAGGGTAGAAGCGGCACAAGTGGCTCTGGCTAACGTAAAGCTATACGTAAACCGCCAGGACGGTTTTGTGGGTACTGGCCTGAAAAAAGACGACTACATTTGCGATTGTTCAGACATCGACGAAATTATTGTTTTCCGGTCTGATGGTAAGTGTATTATCACTAAGGTACAGGATAAAGTGTTTGTAGGTAAAGACATTATTCACGTTGCTGTATTTAAAAAGAATGATGAGCGAACCGTCTATAACCTGATTTATAAAGACGGCGAAAGCGGAACTACTTTCATCAAACGTTTCTCGGTAGTGGGAGTTACCCGCGATAAAGAGTATGATTTAACCAAAGGCTCTAAGAGTAGCAGGGTATTGTATTTTTCTGCCAATCCTAATGGTGAGGCCGAGGTTGTTAACATACAGTTGAAACCGCATTCCAAGCTCAAAAAGCTGCAATTTGACGAAGATTTTGCCGCTATTGCCATCAAAGGCCGCAGCTCTATAGGTAACCAGGTAACTAAATACCCAGTTAAAAAAATCATCCTCAAAACTAAAGGTGTATCTACGCTGGCAGGGCGTAAAATATGGTATGATGATGTACTGAAACGTTTAAATGTAGACGGCCGTGGTCAGTATTTAGGCGAATTTGACGGTGATGATAAGATATTAACCATAACCGGTAATGGCATTTACGAGTTGCATAGCTTTGACCTGAATAATCACTTTGACGATAAGATGCTGCTGATGGAGAAGTACGATCCGGAAAAAGTATATTCAGTAGTGCATTACGACGGCAAATCAAAAAATTACCTGGTTAAGCGTTTTGTATTCGAAAATATAGTGGTCGGTAAGCAAACCAGTTTTATTAGTGAAGAGCCCGGCTCTAAACTGGTGCTGGTATCGGGCGCAGCACAGCCGGTGGTTAAGGTTGAGCAGTTAAAAGGTAAAGCACAAGTGCTGGAACTGGTAGAACTTAACTTAACCGATTTGATTGATGTAAAAGGTATGAAGGCCATGGGTAACCGCTTGTCTGCACATCCCATACAAACGGTGCAGCTTATTGCCGAGCATGACGATGCAGAAGACGTGCCTGACCCCGCCCCTGCCTCGGTTGAGGATACACAAGTACTGGCCGACGTAAATGATGAAAAAGAAGTGTCTGATGTAAATCCGGAAACTGCCGCCAAAATTATTTCACTCGAAATAACCAATCCAGACGATGTTGATTTGAGTAAAGGGCAGTTAGGTTTGTTTTAA
- a CDS encoding TIGR00730 family Rossman fold protein, with translation MKSICVFCGANFNGDPLLTEAVEQLAEIMVSRNISLIFGGGRVGVMGMIADAVLKRGGKAIGVIPEFLLNKEVGHTGLTELHVVQNMHQRKQMMNDLCDGIITLPGGFGTLEEFFEVLTWLQLGLHQKPIGILNVNGFYDFLLKQMDVMVEHRFLKPLNRELVLSSASPVELINLMGNFSAKPDEVWFKEQNLT, from the coding sequence ATGAAATCGATTTGTGTTTTTTGCGGAGCCAATTTTAACGGCGACCCTTTGCTTACCGAAGCGGTTGAGCAATTGGCCGAAATAATGGTAAGCCGTAATATTAGCTTAATTTTTGGTGGCGGTCGGGTTGGCGTAATGGGCATGATAGCCGACGCTGTTTTAAAAAGGGGTGGTAAAGCTATTGGAGTTATACCCGAGTTTTTACTGAATAAAGAAGTTGGGCATACCGGATTAACCGAACTGCACGTGGTGCAAAACATGCACCAGCGCAAGCAAATGATGAACGATTTGTGCGACGGTATAATTACCCTGCCGGGAGGATTTGGTACACTTGAAGAGTTTTTTGAAGTGCTTACCTGGCTGCAATTAGGTTTGCATCAAAAGCCCATAGGCATTTTAAACGTAAACGGATTTTACGACTTTTTGCTTAAGCAAATGGATGTAATGGTTGAGCATCGCTTTTTGAAGCCCCTAAACCGCGAACTGGTACTTTCGTCAGCCAGTCCGGTAGAATTAATTAATTTGATGGGCAATTTTAGCGCTAAACCTGACGAGGTATGGTTTAAAGAACAAAACCTGACTTAA